A portion of the Vicia villosa cultivar HV-30 ecotype Madison, WI unplaced genomic scaffold, Vvil1.0 ctg.000320F_1_1, whole genome shotgun sequence genome contains these proteins:
- the LOC131626717 gene encoding uncharacterized protein LOC131626717 encodes MKRIIGFKFFSYWCPQGLQKFQGLAYSTAVTVYLSKYIFLQEKYNVPKEGRKAVFATVNDAWRRYKCSLKKKHFSKYKNLREQLKNRPQEVPEEDFRKLLEYWRDGKNQEVSHQNAQNIAQLKWRHRMGNKGFAVIREKMRECNEDKEPPTQAEMFIATRQSRKGKELDQETNTAIIKLQDLIENQGKSSSEAFESVLGKQKPGRVRCHGRTTTPTLLKRNEEIAKLKRDHAAEVRHVIQEMEERRRQDKEETERRMQLLLKTVLNQNTSNLDIEALAALISAPATDANSALRSSASTHAPINDQNMNDDMNGDFQSFGDEET; translated from the exons ATGAAGAGAATCATTG gGTTTAAGTTTTTTAGTTATTGGTGTCCTCAAGGGTTGCAGAAATTTCAAGGGTTGGCATACTCAACTGCAGTAACTG TATAtctttctaaatatatatttttgcagGAAAAATACAATGTCCCAAAGGAAGGAAGGAAGGCTGTATTTGCTACTGTAAATGATGCTTGGAGACGATACAAATGCTCTCTTAAAAAGAAGCATTTTAGTAAGTACAAAAACTTACGAGAGCAGCTAAAAAATCGTCCACAAGAGGTACCAGAAGAAGACTTTAGAAAGTTATTGGAGTATTGGAGAGATGGAAAAAATCAA GAAGTTAGTCATCAAAATGCTCAAAATATAGCTCAACTGAAATGGAGACATCGAATGGGGAATAAAGGCTTTGCTGTTATAAGAGAAAAAATG CGTGAATGTAATGAAGATAAAGAACCTCCGACTCAAGCTGAAATGTTTATTGCTACTCGACAAAGTAGGAAAGGAAAGGAGTTGGATCAAGAAACCAATACAGCAATT ATAAAgcttcaagacttgattgaaaaTCAAGGTAAATCTTCTTCAGAAGCTTTTGAAAGTGTATTAGGCAAACAAAAACCTGGAAGAGTGCGTTGCCACGGAAGAACCACAACACCGACTCTCTTGAAAAGAAATGAAGAAATTGCAAAACTTAAAAGAGATCATGCTGCCGAGGTCAGACATGTGATACAAGAGATGGAAGAGAGACGTCGTCAAGATAAGGAGGAAACAGAAAGAAGAATGCAACTTCTCCTTAAGACCGTTCTGAATCAAAACACCTCAAATTTGGATATAGAGGCTCTGGCAGCTTTGATATCAGCTCCTGCAACTGATGCTAATAGCGCCTTACGTTCTTCTGCGTCAACACATGCTCCAATTAATGATCAA AACATGAATGATGATATGAATGGAGATTTTCAGTCATTCGGAGATGAAGAAACATAA
- the LOC131626766 gene encoding intracellular protein transport protein USO1-like, whose translation MMDFEASDKLKVCDGDGNDGNLHDKWIALCAENTLSSDVKELVSTEDFEIEDDDDDDEDDDVALLPRFTPVSSLGTCSDKVEGSVKKRLFDDSDSLHISVKKSKVSLYDDCDEYEDEDGDLLSDRARRLGKSVDRSFSSLKNEIEFVEKAFEECKRKRREEEKRLESVKREIEECSRELVNKKTQFSCVRRINEVHSKLLGKIEECVNDFLLKEIQIHLMECVIEEHKHELKTKETELHQAKEIISKEVELCQVIDEDRGREKEELEALSQKIAECIVERETKEKELDAMKTSIDEQGEVLESERKKLLKVISVRNNCQVQMKEFESMKKRFEDEVKELESTEKQCKRRLEVLRSKEGHLEVRVKALESREKQLEGNVKQFESKIEELGDRMKELESEKKHFENWGNELASKEKQVEERAMQLKSKEMRVEEWMIEVVSKEEKFEGQVKELVSKQKHFEIRTEELDSKERQLESRLKEQESKERELEGQVKELESKEAHFEKKVNELESRENRFAGQMKEFESKKKEFEANLNELVKELVSKQKHYDNRTKGLESKEKQLEDRVKEHESKEKDFEDQMKELETKKKHFEIQVEELNSKETQLKGQVRDEFEGQMKDPASENKQFKSRVKALECKEKQVEKQMKALQLKEAEFERQVKEFQSKEKLEGQANNLESKLNKFGGKLKEPELTKKQHEPLIKHFDKGKEPAASYMDDQLSPTMDGTSLQFDTNEKTDGIESLCNDILVYLQELSDPSRTVLNILQNPKVPRCREGDNDVIIDASCICLLEQLMRISPNIKACVRKEALKLALVLKANMKGNSENSLVILGFLLILSIYGLLTSFNEHEVLELLSFVAHHKIAMKLFETLGFANKVYDFVENLIRRKQFVEAVRFSCTYNLAGKNQLVDMLRKHVRNAKLICESSCEKTNSIEIKDKARDQEIASLETVLQCISDNRSLESEDLLDKIQNRILELQAHKSK comes from the exons ATGATGGATTTTGAGGCTTCCGATAAGCTAAAAGTTTGTGACGGTGATGGTAATGATGGGAACTTACATGATAAATGGATCGCATTATGTGCGGAAAATACGTTGTCTTCGGATGTGAAGGAACTTGTTTCTACTGAAGATTTTGaaattgaggatgatgatgatgatgatgaggatgatgatgttGCTTTGTTGCCAAGGTTTACTCCGGTTTCGAGTTTGGGAACATGTAGTGATAAAGTTGAGGGTTCTGTTAAGAAGAGGCTGTTTGATGACAGTGATTCCTTGCATATTTCTGTTAAGAAATCAAAGGTGTCATTGTATGATGATTGTGACgaatatgaagatgaagatggtgatctGTTGTCGGATAGAGCTAGAAGGCTGGGAAAATCAGTTGATAGATCATTTTCCTCGTTGAAGAATGaaattgagtttgttgaaaaagcATTTGAGGAATGTAAAAGGAAGAggagagaagaagagaagagatTGGAGTCTGTAAAGAGAGAGATTGAGGAGTGTAGCAGAGAGCTTGTAAATAAGAAGACGCAATTTAGTTGTGTTAGAAGAATTAATGAAGTTCACAGTAAACTGCTGGGAAAGATTGAAGAATGTGTTAATGATTTTCTACTGAAGGAAATACAGATTCATTTGATGGAGTGCGTGATTGAAGAGCACAAGCACGAGCTCAAGACGAAAGAGACGGAACTTCATCAAGCTAAGGAAATCATTTCAAAAGAGGTAGAACTTTGTCAAGTCATTGATGAGGACCGTGGACGGGAAAAAGAGGAACTCGAGGCTCTTTCCCAAAAAATTGCTGAATGTATTGTGGAACGTGAGACCAAAGAGAAGGAACTTGATGCAATGAAAACATCAATTGACGAACAAGGGGAAGTATTAGAATCCGAAAGGAAAAAGTTACTGAAGGTAATTTCAGTAAGGAATAATTGCCAAGTTCAAATGAAGGAGTTTGAGTCAATGAAGAAACGATTTGAAGATGAGGTTAAGGAGCTTGAGTCAACAGAGAAGCAATGTAAAAGACGCTTGGAGGTGCTTCGGTCAAAGGAGGGGCACTTAGAAGTACGAGTAAAGGCATTAGAATCAAGAGAAAAGCAGCTTGAAGGAAATGTGAAGCAGTTTGAATCTAAGATTGAGGAACTTGGAGATCGTATGAAGGAGCTTGAATCAGAAAAGAAGCATTTTGAAAACTGGGGAAATGAACTTGCATCGAAAgagaagcaagttgaagaaaGAGCAATGCAGCTAAAGTCAAAAGAGATGCGAGTTGAAGAGTGGATGATAGAAGTTGTATCTAAGGAAGAGAAATTTGAAGGCCAAGTGAAGGAGTTGGTATCAAAACAAAAGCATTTTGAAATCCGAACAGAGGAGCTTGACTCGAAAGAGAGGCAACTTGAAAGCCGGTTGAAGGAGCAGGAGTCAAAAGAGAGAGAGCTTGAAGGCCAAGTGAAGGAACTGGAATCTAAAGAGGCGCACTTTGAAAAAAAAGTCAATGAGTTAGAGTCAAGAGAGAACCGATTTGCAGGACAAATGAAGGAGTTTGAATCCAAAAAGAAGGAATTTGAAGCCAACCTGAatgagttggtaaaggaactggTATCAAAACAGAAGCATTATGATAATCGAACGAAGGGGCTTGAATCTAAAGAGAAGCAACTTGAAGATCGAGTAAAGGAACATGAATCAAAAGAGAAGGACTTTGAAGACCAGATGAAGGAGTTGGAAACCAAAAAGAAGCATTTTGAAATCCAAGTGGAGGAGCTTAATTCAAAAGAGACGCAATTGAAAGGACAAGTTCGGGATGAATTTGAAGGACAGATGAAGGACCCGGCATCAGAaaataagcaatttaagagcagAGTGAAGGCGCTCGAATGCAAAGAAAAGCAAGTCGAAAAACAAATGAAGGCACTTCAATTAAAAGAGGCGGAATTTGAAAGGCAAGTCAAGGAATTTCAATCAAAGGAGAAACTTGAAGGACAAGCCAATAATCTGGAGTCAAAGCTAAATAAATTTGGTGGAAAACTTAAGGAGCCTGAGCTGACAAAGAAACAACATGAACCGTTAATAAAACATTTTGATAAGGGAAAAGAGCCAG CGGCATCTTACATGGATGATCAATTAAGTCCTACTATGGATGGAACAAGCTTGCAGTTCGACACAAATGAGAAAACTGATGGAATTGAGTCACTTTGCAATGACATTTTAGTTTATCTGCAAGAGTTATCAGATCCGTCAAGAACTGTTTTGAATATATTACAGAACCCTAAAGTTCCACGGTGTAGAGAGGGAGATAATGATGTGATTATTGATGCTAGCTGCATCTGTCTGCTAGAGCAACTGATGAGAATCTCACCAAATATTAAAGCTTGTGTTAGAAAAGAAGCATTGAAGCTAGCACTTGTTTTGAAAGCTAACATGAAAGGAAATTCTGAAAATTCTTTGGTGATTCTCGGTTTTCTACTGATTTTGTCCATTTATGGACTGCTTACTTCTTTCAATGAACATGAGGTTTTGGAACTCTTGTCATTTGTTGCTCATCACAAGATAGCTATGAAGCTGTTTGAGACTCtgggttttgcaaataaagtttATG ATTTTGTTGAAAATCTTATCAGGAGAAAGCAATTTGTTGAAGCTGTTAGATTCAGTTGTACATATAACTTGGCTGGTAAGAATCAATTAGTTGATATGTTGCGAAAACACGTCCGGAATGCAAAACTAATTTGTGAGAGCAGTTGTGAGAAAACCAACTCCATTGAAATCaag GATAAGGCCAGAGATCAAGAAATTGCTAGTCTGGAAACTGTTCTACAATGCATTTCAGATAACAGGAGCCTAGAATCTGAAGATCTACTTGACAAGATTCAAAATCGGATTCTTGAGCTACAAGCACATAAAAGCAAATAG
- the LOC131626718 gene encoding uncharacterized protein LOC131626718, translating into MLRRVRKRWELHGIRPSWIGEEIFRELLKYWESDEFAAKSENAKKMRASEKGGCLNAVGSISTAEHVRRMTKELNRPPLMTELVARTRKKKTGAFVDSRTQKAMDDYQALLVQFLTANPKYTPRPGEPLHPDVDFYLWSKVIGGKGPNGCFFGGGNLAGTLRSDDRTLYQRVLDGEGGSRPVTLTDEQRDTVRQLTINEVRREAAEREAALKAQMEAQMRAMRSEHQREMEVMAKRQSDMEAQMRQFMQSFGGNQNTGSSAPTDQENLNEDEFPDPD; encoded by the exons atgctacgacgtgttagaaagcgttgggaacttcatggcatccgtcctagttggataggagaagaaatctttcgggaacttcttaaatattgggagagtgatgagtttgcggccaaatctgaaaatgcaaagaagatgagagcatctgaaaagggtggttgccttaatgctgttggaagtataagcactgcTGAGCATGTTCGTCGcatg actAAGGAATTAAATAGACCTCCACTTATGACCGAGCTGGTTGCGAGGACTCGGAAAAAGAAAACAGGAGCTTTTGTTGACAGTCGTACACAAAAAGCTATG gatgattatcaggcattgcttgTACAATTTCTGACTGCTAATCCTAAGTATACTCCAAGAccgggagagccgcttcatccagatgtagatttttatctttggagtaaagtcattggcggcaaggggcctaacgggtgtttttttggtggtggaaatttggcaggcaccttgagatctgatgatagaactctatatcaaagagttctcgACGGGGAAGGAGGTTCACGTCCTGTAACTTTAACAGATGAACAGAGAGACACTGTAAGACAATTGACAATAAATGAGGTGAGGCGTGAGGCGGCGGAACGTGAAGCGGCACTGAAAGCCCAAATGGAGGCCCAAATGAGGGCAATGCGGAGTGAGCATCAGCGGGAAATGGAGGTCATGGCGAAAAGACAATCGGATATGGAGGCACAAATGCGACAATTTATGCAATCTtttggtggaaaccaaaataCGGGGAGTTCTGCGCCGACTGATCAGGAAAATCTAAATGAGGATGAGTTTCCCGACCCGGATTGA